ttcattttctctttgggaTCCAGATCATTCTCTTCCAGCACCACTTTCTCATGCATCCCTATAGCTCCTTTACCTTGACGCAACCTATAGGGGTTCTGGAGTGCAGAAGTACCTCCCCCATTGGAGAGGCTGCTCCTAAATGAGACCTGTCTGTAAGGAAATAGACCTGGTTCCCATCCTTAAGAGATGACGGTGTACTAATTTCCTTCCACTGCTGTCACAAATAGTCACAAACTTAGTAACTTACAACAATACAAGTTTATTATCTTACAATTTTGAAGATCAGAAGTCTGTCATAGTTCTCACTGGATTAAAATCAAGGAGTCACCAGGGTTGTGTTTCTTTCtagaggctctaggggagaatccatttccttgcattttccagcttctagaggcctgccttccttggctcatggtcccCTTCCTCCATATTCAAAGCCAAAAACCAAGTTTCTTCTTACGTTACACCACTctgaccttttcttctttttccctcttccacattTAAAGACCCTTATGATTACACATTGACCCACCCaaataattcaggataatctctctAAGGTCAGCTAACAGcattaattccatctgcaaccgTAATTTCCCTTTGCTATGTaacctaacatattcacaggttccagggatgatgtggacatctttggaggTGCAGAGGAGGACAGCATTCAGTCTACTACAGATGGCCAAATGGATATACAGAATATAAGAAATACTGAGAGGGAGTAGATGTTCCCAACTCACAGTAGAGAAAGGTGTTTAAATGCTATAGTCAAATGGCCATGAATTGATAATTTTTGAAGCTGAGTTGTGAGAGAACAGGGAttcattaattcttttgtttactcgtaaatatgtttgaattttttacaataaaaagtgTATAAATGCCTTTGTTTTTTCTGTTGCTTCCAGGAGATACCCAGGCAAGGCATCCCTGATTACATGAAGTCTAAAATAAGCTGttagattttccttttccatccTCATCCTCAGCCCCTGATTGCTGGCTACTGGGTGAGTAGGGAGTTCCTCTTTGGAACTGGCCAGTGGAGGGCAAAGTCCTTTTTGAGTGACATCCACCAGATTTGtaaaagcttttgaccttgacCACACCAGAACCTAGAGGAATCCCCACATCAGAGTCTGTATCCCTCCTACAATTGTGGTTCATGGAACCTCTAAGAGCCTTGATGTGTGTCATTGGCAGCAGTCCAGGGCCAGATGCTGGGCCAAGTGTGATTCACCAATGATGATAAAGACAGGACTATTCTGCAGCCCTTCTCTGTCTTCAGTCAATCCTACAGGTTGGCTCAGCTGCCAGGTCGTTTCTGATCAACAATAGCCCTAAATTTGGGACCAGCTAACACCATTCAACAGCAGGGAATGGATTAGATCCTAGGGTAGGAATAAATTCCTTTGTAAGCAGAGGTTCTGAGAGGTGGCCTGTGATTTGGGTGAGGTCCTTCCTAAAGGGACAAACATAGCCCATTCTCCCCTTTCTCGGGTAAGAGAACTTCCTTGGCCTCAGCCTCCCCAGAACACAGCTGTCTGGgcctccccaccctctgctttctctctcttctcccatggAGACAACTCCCTTTCTCCACTATAGTGCTCTGCCCTCTCACCTCCCACAGATCTCATTAGAACTGCAGCAGAGGCAGCTAGAGTGTGGAGGTGGAGAGAACACTTGGCTCTGTTCTGCTATGGGCAGgtacatttttatgtaattgaGTCACTATGCTTGGCGGCACTCCCTGTCGTGCTCCcaacctctctctttttctctctccacccctagTTCCCAGAACAACACCAACCTGGGATCCTTCCCACTCAGTCACCAGGAATCTGATCTGGTTGTTGTATTCCAGCTTTCCCAAGGTTCCAAGGGTCCCAGAAACCCAGGAAATCAATGCCCAGATTCCTAGAGAGGATGGCATCTAGTAAATGAGGCAAATTAGAGAAGAAGGAGcctgcatggggtggggaggggaataaTTAGGGCCCCatacagggagaggggaagaccCTAGATGaatggggagtggagagagaatGGGTTTCCTGGAGCAATGAGAAAGTAGAGAAATGTGAGGAAGAATCTTGGAGACcaacctctgctttcagtttaacaaatatttattgttttcctcCTTTGTGGGAGGAGCTATAAAGTATAAGAGAAATACTGTTCCAACTTATGAGTGAAAATGGGGGGACATGGGTATTTCCAGAGGTACAGAAGAGCATCACGTAGGTCCTAAGATGAGACCCAAGACACCAAGATGGCAAAAGTCTGCATCTAGCTCACACAGTTTATTGAACCATCTGTCCAGGgtccagagagagcagggaaccTACTCCAGTGTCTGAGGGTATCCTGGTGTCTCCCTCACACAGGGAAGCGTCTAAGCATTGAGGGAAGTGGCAACCAGGACAGGGGATTGAGACGGAGACCTTGAGAGGCAAAAAGGAGTGTTGGGAACTCACAGAGGGTGTGGTGAGCCCTGTGGTGGAGGGTGGGAATGGAATTGGGAGTGTGAGAACCCCATGGTGTGCCATTTTGGTTGACCAGATGGCAAAGAGAGGTCAGTGAAAAGTGGTTATTGCTTTCAAGCAACAGTTTAGGCTTTGCTTTCTTTGGCAAACAGGTAAAAAGGGGGATGACTTCTCCAGGAACCAGAGTTACTATGGAACATTTCAGGGGTTTCCCAGTCAGGAATCTGAATGGGTAGGATTAGCTAATGTATTATACCATCTCAAATAAATGACAGAGGAAATTTTAGGGAATGGTTATCTGGCAGAGAGGGCACTGCAGTATAAGGGGAATCTAAGCAGTAGGAGAGAATGGGGAAAGGAATTTGGAGTCTACAATTTGGAGAGTTGAAGAAAAAAGAGACGATAAGGGGAGTCTGCCATATTGGAGCAATGGAGGAAATAGAGCAACTCTCTTGGGAAGGAGGCAAACAGAGCTCACCCCATGCCTGGGCCACTGGTCTTCTCCCAACTGAGagacggtgtgtgtgtgtgtgtatacatgtgtatgcCCACACATGCATGTAGGCAAAAGCTAACTTATGGACTGTCAAGTGACTCTCCCTGGGGTAGGAAAACTTCAGGGTCAGCTAGCTGGGGCCCCAGAGGCTTCACTTGGGCCAAGATGTCCCGGATGGAGCGGCAGGGGAGCTTTCCAGAGCTGCTGGGACCACAGGGCTTGGCACCAGCGGAAGGATCAGGTTGGGGAGAGCCATCAGGACCCCCACTCAAtgtagaggaggaaacagaaatgcAAGGGTGACCAGAAGAGCTGGATTTGCTGCCACAGGGCTGAAGGATGATTTTACCACTGCCTTGGGAGCTGGAGGTGCTGCTGAAGGAGCCAGGGCCAGGTGGGGAGCAGGGCCCCTGTGAAACACCACCACAGGGATGGAAGGATGAACTACTGGAAATGCTAGAACTGCTGTGGGCTCCAGAACTCGAGAGGGAGCAGGACCCCTTAGAGCCAACTGCACAGGGCTGGACCCCACCAGAGCCCACTGGCTGGAACACAATGGCTGAGGAAGATCCCGACTGGTAGACATTGGAACTAGAAGAGCTGTGGCTGGGGATGATGGGATTGCTGGAGAAGTATTTGCCCTCAGAGATGGGGGGCCCAGCTGCAAAGGAAGGGACACCTGGAGAGCCTTTGACGGGGTTATCTTTGGTGAAGTAGCCCACAGGGTAGATTTTGCCCCCACTGTAGGTCATGCCTGGGACCAGATAACTGTCAGAAGAGCCACCCACCACTTCATAGCTGCTGTAAGACTTGTCTACAGAGGTGATTGGGGGGCAGGGCTTTCCTGGAAGGCCACCACTGTTGCAGGGGGCACCCTGGACCCCTCCAGGGCCACCAGAGCCGTGCtgttccaccaccaccaccactggccTTTGACCTCCTGACACAGAGTGGGAGCTGGAGATGTAGGAGCCAGAGTGGGAGACAATAGGCCCCCCACTGCAGGGAGAGTCAGAGACATCTGAATTACAGGGGCGTAAGTTAGAGTTGACcctttggccattgctgctggATATCCAAGAGCTTTGGGAAACAGATGAGCTTGAGCCGCCTCCAGACTGGGAAGATCCTAAGTGGGAAGAACCATCACTGACTGGTAGAGCCGAGCCAGATCCTGGTTGGGAACTGCTGCTTCCATATTGGGAACTGCTGCTTCCTGACTGGGAGCTGCTGCTTCCTGACTGGGAGAAGCTGGATCCGGAGGAGTAGCTGATCTGGGAATGCCCTGTTCCTGGCTTAAATAACGCAGATCCTGAAGAACCACCCTGGGTGACACTGGAGACACTGGCGCCACCACTGGAGCCACCAGAACCACTGGGGCCACCAGAAGAGCCACTGCTGGAGCCACTGGAACTGGAAATGGAGCTGCTGGAACTGCTGGAGCTACTGTGGCCACTGAAGCTACTGGAACCACTCTTCCCAGTGAAACAGGGGTCGCCGGGGGAGGTGATACGTGCACCCTTGCAGGGGTCTGAGAAGGTCCCGATGCTCTTAGCCAAGGCCCCTGCGGAGGAAGGAGTGGTTAGTAAGGGCCAGAGTGGCTTGGCTTCCTCCCTCAGCTTCCAAGCTCATCTCAGTCATCTGCTTCTGATTTCTCCCAAGAGGAGCCCAGGGGGAGTCTGGGGTGGAAGAGGAAGTGAGAACTGACTGTTGTCTGTAAAGGAAAATGAGGTGGCAGTAGAAGGGCCATTTCAATGTTCtggaagggggcagggacagagaaaaTGAGACTCCAAAGGAGGAGGTGTTAGAAGAAGACGGCAAGGAGGAGTAGCAGGGGCTTATGGCTCCAAAAGAAAGGACCCCAAAGAAACAGAGCGTGGGGGAGACTGAGACTTCTCGAGACGGGGCATACATCCTAAGGGGGGGACATCCCAGATGAGATTAAGGGAGCAAATGGAAGGAGGAGACAAGACAAAACAATAGCTGGccgggaaggaaaggaaaagtagcAAAAGAGACTGAGAAAAGAGGAAGCCGGTGGCAGAGGGACTGAGGTAAAGGCAAGGATGTCTGAGGACTGAGATTCTGTCACTAGCCTCCTGGGGAGAGTCCAGGCttgggcagagggtgggagttCTGTTCACATCTCAGTCCTGGTCCTGCCAGGAAAGCTAGGTGGAGGCCAGGATGTGGGGGCACCACTGTCGCCTCAGAACCTGCTGGTACAGTGTGACAGGACACCGCACCCTGAGCCAGCCGTGCTGTCCTGGCCCAGCCCAGGG
The sequence above is drawn from the Mustela nigripes isolate SB6536 chromosome 5, MUSNIG.SB6536, whole genome shotgun sequence genome and encodes:
- the CDSN gene encoding corneodesmosin; protein product: MGSSQAPQMGRVGGRGMMALLLAALLLPGALAKSIGTFSDPCKGARITSPGDPCFTGKSGSSSFSGHSSSSSSSSSISSSSGSSSGSSGGPSGSGGSSGGASVSSVTQGGSSGSALFKPGTGHSQISYSSGSSFSQSGSSSSQSGSSSSQYGSSSSQPGSGSALPVSDGSSHLGSSQSGGGSSSSVSQSSWISSSNGQRVNSNLRPCNSDVSDSPCSGGPIVSHSGSYISSSHSVSGGQRPVVVVVEQHGSGGPGGVQGAPCNSGGLPGKPCPPITSVDKSYSSYEVVGGSSDSYLVPGMTYSGGKIYPVGYFTKDNPVKGSPGVPSFAAGPPISEGKYFSSNPIIPSHSSSSSNVYQSGSSSAIVFQPVGSGGVQPCAVGSKGSCSLSSSGAHSSSSISSSSSFHPCGGVSQGPCSPPGPGSFSSTSSSQGSGKIILQPCGSKSSSSGHPCISVSSSTLSGGPDGSPQPDPSAGAKPCGPSSSGKLPCRSIRDILAQVKPLGPQLADPEVFLPQGESLDSP